A stretch of the Argentina anserina chromosome 6, drPotAnse1.1, whole genome shotgun sequence genome encodes the following:
- the LOC126800817 gene encoding F-box/kelch-repeat protein At3g06240-like: protein MTMFSEILEEMVVRILSRLPPKSLVRFRSVSKLWCTIINDPSFMGKNLSNSMHNKFAPATCIVVKHTLLKDRSITDEKEIAALMKTFEGNYNSMDLLLSLLHICNDDDGDEDNLTYVVEDLELPFPSGISPSCLQIVGHCNGIICLNNNVDVVLCNPSIREVKVLPESCVLYDLPPTAEDEDEYTAPWSNTTAMGFGLDSKAKEYKIVRVVETTSGFCNQHPTRAEVYTMGANAWRELDNVDIGCYVYWAPSFNLHFKGTCYWWAFAPMDKELILTFDMTDELFHRIPVPDCFDFYNDDRRYRSLAVLKESIVLLTYEAADEVPKSFDIWMMDESAGVKGSWTKYLTFGPVEDIQFPLVFWNSEELIMVNHGSRLVSYNLGTKKLHHFPIQDVQGARNMQAVNFVNSIISVEGSLACGCRIENTI from the coding sequence ATGACGATGTTTAGTGAGATATTAGAAGAAATGGTGGTGCGAATCCTATCAAGACTGCCACCCAAGTCTTTGGTACGATTCAGAAGCGTCAGTAAGTTATGGTGCACCATCATCAATGATCCTAGCTTCATGGGCAAGAACCTTTCCAATTCCATGCACAATAAATTCGCTCCGGCCACTTGCATCGTTGTCAAGCATACTCTCCTCAAGGATAGAAGCATTACGGATGAGAAAGAGATTGCtgctttaatgaaaactttcGAAGGCAACTATAACAGCATGGATCTTCTCCTGTCATTACTTCATATTTGCAACGATGATGACGGTGATGAGGATAATCTTACATATGTTGTTGAGGACCTTGAACTTCCATTTCCTTCGGGTATAAGTCCCTCATGTCTACAAATTGTAGGGCATTGTAATGGAATCATCTGTCTAAACAATAATGTTGATGTTGTCTTGTGCAATCCTTCAATTAGAGAAGTTAAAGTTCTTCCCGAATCTTGTGTCCTTTATGATCTCCCTCCTACAGctgaagatgaggatgaatATACTGCACCATGGTCAAATACAACTGCTATGGGATTTGGCCTCGACTCCAAAGCTAAAGAATATAAGATTGTTCGAGTTGTTGAAACAACTTCGGGTTTTTGTAATCAACACCCAACAAGAGCAGAGGTATACACCATGGGGGCTAATGCTTGGAGAGAGCTCGATAATGTTGATATAGGATGTTACGTCTATTGGGCTCCTTCTTTTAACTTGCACTTCAAGGGAACTTGTTATTGGTGGGCATTTGCTCCAATGGATAAGGAACTCATCCTTACGTTTGATATGACTGATGAGCTGTTTCATCGGATACCTGTGCCAgattgttttgatttctataacgaCGACAGACGGTACAGGAGCCTTGCTGTGTTGAAAGAATCTATTGTTCTTTTGACCTATGAAGCGGCTGATGAAGTTCCTAAATCTTTTGATATTTGGATGATGGATGAGTCTGCAGGTGTTAAAGGTTCATGGACAAAATACTTAACGTTCGGACCGGTGGAAGACATCCAATTTCCGTTGGTATTTTGGAATAGTGAGGAGCTGATAATGGTTAATCATGGCAGTCGTCTAGTTTCCTACAACCTAGGTACCAAAAAGCTGCATCATTTTCCCATTCAAGATGTGCAAGGCGCACGCAATATGCAAGCTGTAAACTTTGTAAATAGCATCATTTCTGTCGAAGGGTCGCTAGCCTGCGGTTGCAGAATAGAAAATACAATCTAG
- the LOC126797657 gene encoding F-actin-capping protein subunit alpha, with translation MAEEEEESELIGKQKIDIAKWFLLNSPPGEIQFVAKDVKAVLNDDVLYEEALSEAFPQYNKSHMISLEMPGGVGDVLVTSYGELNGNEYLDPRTAHVAVVDHIKQVCTGVRPALDEELPSAYVEEFRCALDAEILRYVGEAYPKGVCSVYCGNGKDAEGPGSDFELVVVISAARYSPQNFCNGSWRSVWSIEFKDEVQVLELKGKLQVGAHYFEEGNVQLDANHECKDSTIFQSSEDSAVTIGNMIRQHEAEYLASLEASYSNLPDTTFKDLRRKLPVTRTLFPWHSTLQFSLTRDITKELGITK, from the exons ATggcggaggaggaagaagaatccGAGCTGATCGGGAAGCAGAAGATTGACATAGCCAAGTGGTTCCTCCTCAACTCTCCTCCCGGCGAAATCCAATTCGTCGCCAAAG ATGTGAAGGCGGTGCTAAACGACGACGTTCTGTACGAAGAGGCGCTGTCAGAGGCTTTCCCTCAGTACAACAAATCGCACATGATTTCCCTCGAAATGCCCGGTGGAGTTGGAGAT GTTCTGGTTACATCTTACGGGGAGCTCAATGGGAATGAGTACCTTGATCCCAGGACTGCTCATGTTGCTGTGGTTGACCATATCAAACAG GTTTGTACAGGCGTGAGGCCTGCGTTGGATGAGGAACTTCCATCTGCATATGTTGAGGAATTCAG ATGTGCTTTGGATGCTGAAATACTTAGATATGTGGGTGAAGCTTATCCAAAAGGAGTCTGCTCAGTGTACTGTGGGAATGGAAAAGATGCAGAGGGCCCAGGATCTGACTTTGAGCTTGTAGTAGTGATTTCAGCTGCTAGATATAGCCCACAAAATTTCTG CAATGGTAGTTGGCGTTCGGTGTGGAGCATTGAGTTCAAAGATGAAGTGCAAGTGCTGGAATTAAAAGGCAAACTGCAG GTGGGTGCACACTATTTTGAGGAGGGGAATGTGCAGCTAGATGCAAACCATGAATGCAAAGATTCAACCATTTTTCAG TCCTCCGAAGATTCTGCTGTTACCATAGGCAACATGATAAGGCAACATGAGGCAGAGTACTTGGCATCTCTTGAG GCATCCTATTCAAACTTGCCCGATACCACTTTTAAG GATCTTCGTAGAAAGCTCCCTGTTACTCGCACCCTATTTCCATGGCATAGTACATTACAGTTTAGCTTGACAAGAGATATCACAAAAGAACTTGGCATTACAAAGTGA
- the LOC126801130 gene encoding uncharacterized protein LOC126801130, translating to MGKPFVSLRLTLLFSFSLTASYSITPASFLKPSPPSPKATPSDLLSLLGPKSQSSSIDPLLAHQLTSCFKFLVPFTPNSPEKLSGRKILRLKQKGRREEEDGLVWWPPQPVLDLARLAVDSGGDPAAIHRALDPTMITVPDVEGCVEDQCQLTRTPYGRHFISEELNLYIKFLFELILARGPTVGLNVSLSRYDLFHGHLFLALETGRLGILFHAKEYPAFDKEVFPYNMGYCQTGSNVTYGDSMNLRNILWLAPLPSNSAKGWEAPGVLVVLDARPDGIIYRDLIPEYVNFVRTIYEDDLGEVAVDVNYLAVGNPESRFQLYIC from the exons ATGGGGAAGCCCTTTGTATCCCTTAGATTGACacttctcttctccttctctctcacaGCTTCCTACTCCATCACACCCGCTTCTTTTCTCAAACCATCTCCACCATCTCCCAAAGCCACTCCTTCCGACCTTCTCTCTCTGCTGGGCCCCAAATCCCAGTCTTCATCCATTGATCCCCTCCTGGCCCACCAACTCACTTCCTGTTTCAAGTTCCTCGTACCCTTTACTCCCAACTCCCCGGAGAAGCTTTCCGGTAGAAAAATCTTGAGGCTGAAGCAAAAGGGTCGACGAGAAGAGGAGGATGGGCTTGTTTGGTGGCCCCCTCAGCCGGTTTTGGACCTGGCCCGCCTGGCCGTTGACTCCGGCGGAGACCCGGCTGCTATTCATCGGGCTTTGGATCCGACTATGATCACT GTACCTGATGTTGAAGGTTGTGTAGAGGACCAATGTCAGCTTACCAGAACTCCATATGGGAGACATTTTATAAGTGAG GAGttgaatttatatattaaatttttatttgaactTATTCTTGCCCGCGGTCCCACTGTTGGGTTGAATGTGTCATTGAGTCGCTATGATTTGTTCCATGGGCACCTATTTCTTGCCTTAGAGACCGGAAGACTTGGTATATT GTTTCATGCAAAAGAATACCCTGCATTTGATAAAGAAGTATTCCCGTACAACATGGGTTACTGTCAAACAG GGTCTAATGTGACATATGGTGACTCAATGAACCTGCGAAATATCCTCTGGCTAGCTCCATTGCCAAGCAATTCAGCCAAAGGCTGGGAAGCACCAG GTGTCTTGGTGGTGCTGGATGCCCGTCCGGATGGAATCATATATAGGGATCTCATACCCGAATATGTAAATTTTGTAAGGACTATATATGAAG ATGATCTTGGGGAGGTTGCAGTTGATGTCAACTATTTGGCTGTGGGAAATCCAGAGTCGAGGTTTCAACTATATATTTGCTGA
- the LOC126799987 gene encoding uncharacterized protein LOC126799987, with protein sequence MGSEEPRDPLQGLDWKAVGNDMQKNPGDKPVIKKRLPKRIRQIPECYFLPRRSRLFNFTFVSACIAGGIGAGMLVEMWINKKVREDGGVLWEFDK encoded by the exons ATGGGCAGCGAGGAGCCGAGAGACCCGTTGCAAGGGTTGGATTGGAAAGCTGTTGGCAATGATATGCAAAAGAACCCTGGTGATAAACCGGTTATAAAGAAGCGGCTTCCCAAGAGGATTAGGCAGATACCAGAGTGCTATTTTCTCCCTCGAAGATCCCGACTATTTAACTTCACGTTTGTTAGCGCATGTATTGCTGGTGGAATTGGTGCAGGGATGCTGGTGGAGATGTGGATAAACAAGAAAGTTAGAG AAGATGGAGGTGTCTTATGGGAGTTTGACAAATAA
- the LOC126800820 gene encoding F-box protein CPR1-like: MTEFCKYPEEMALQILSRMPPKTLMRFVCVRKSWCTLINSPSFVDKQLSNSLHNKQSTCIFCKRYVFRDIANKDVESIISLITFSYDEVGDNDHEHISYSIQDIDLPLSMSGVPKTYRNEPELLGAVYIVGHCDGIICLVHKEIVLWNPAIRQYKVLPKPLLDEGVINSLGFGSDAKSKDYKVFSFPTFGGDRSQDGEREYSFPPQVQQYSLSTDSWTEIDASRLETETTDVYPQFFQMYFNGIWYWIGCEQQKEFMCVYDTMDEEWVRQVIIVFDTNHQMFEDMLFPNSLYGPMVPCLEMRIIVWNESVALFGQYFYSDADDLFGLWVMDDIVKGSWTKQFTLQAIVGARMVLELWKSDEILMVANDNRIFSYNIRTEEIIYLPIKSTYPTFSATILCINSIVPVIHGRQQEV, from the coding sequence atgacagaattttgcaaatatccTGAAGAGATGGCCTTGCAAATCTTATCAAGGATGCCACCTAAAACTTTGATGCGATTCGTGTGTGTCCGTAAGTCATGGTGCACATTGATCAACAGTCCCAGCTTCGTAGACAAACAACTTTCTAATTCCTTGCACAACAAGCAGTCCACATGCATCTTTTGCAAGCGTTACGTCTTCAGAGATATCGCCAATAAAGATGTCGAATCTATAATTTCATTGATTACTTTTTCCTATGATGAAGTTGGCGATAATGACCATGAGCATATCTCTTATTCTATCCAAGACATCGATCTCCCGCTTTCTATGAGTGGAGTACCGAAGACCTATAGAAATGAGCCTGAGCTTCTCGGGGCTGTATATATTGTTGGGCATTGTGATGGAATCATCTGTTTAGTCCATAAAGAGATTGTCTTATGGAATCCAGCAATTAGGCAATACAAGGTTCTTCCCAAACCGCTCCTTGACGAGGGGGTCATTAATTCTCTAGGATTTGGCTCTGATGCCAAATCTAAAGATTACAAAGTTTTTAGCTTTCCAACTTTTGGTGGGGATCGATCGCAAGATGGGGAACGTGAATATAGTTTTCCTCCACAGGTTCAACAATACAGCCTGAGTACGGACTCGTGGACAGAGATCGATGCCAGTCGTTTAGAGACTGAAACTACCGATGTGTATCCTCAATTTTTTCAGATGTACTTCAACGGAATTTGGTATTGGATCGGATGTGAGCAACAAAAAGAATTTATGTGTGTTTATGATACCATGGATGAGGAATGGGTGAGGCAGGTGATCATTGTGTTTGATACGAATCATCAAATGTTTGAAGACATGCTATTTCCAAATAGTTTGTATGGCCCGATGGTTCCGTGTTTAGAAATGCGGATTATTGTGTGGAATGAATCAGTTGCGCTTTTTGGTCAGTACTTTTATAGTGACGCTGATGATTTATTTGGATTGTGGGTGATGGATGATATTGTCAAGGGTTCTTGGACAAAACAATTCACCCTACAGGCCATAGTTGGGGCTCGGATGGTTTTGGAACTTTGGAAGAGCGATGAGATTCTTATGGTGGCCAATGACAACCGTATATTCTCCTACAATATTAGAACTGAAGAGATTATATATCTTCCCATTAAAAGTACGTATCCAACTTTTTCCGCAACTATTCTATGCATAAACAGTATAGTTCCAGTTATTCATGGCAGGCAACAAGAGGTATAG
- the LOC126800815 gene encoding uncharacterized protein LOC126800815: MAAARVERGDLWKTNALSIQRRLRQRFRVEVDRRLRRHPIFADGYFSGTVQRWLQRFRDFKRNSLPSSTAFYRKRVGNQINAEDESAILRMVQAVAMPVIGNVCHVFMNGLNRVQVYGLELSVTVVIGDPIYFDDLLNNEEAKHLSRGKLYDAVSSRIGHRLRQLKVQVDRLAQGTQLLNDGSLMEEIPELHVAGTRAQVFQSIPSRFLKRWLDCPFIGTSTSF; this comes from the exons ATGGCGGCTGCGAGGGTTGAGCGGGGGGATCTGTGGAAGACCAACGCCCTCTCCATACAGCGCCGGCTGAGGCAGCGCTTCAGAGTCGAGGTCGACCGCCGCCTCAGGCGCCACCCTATTTTCGCCGACGGTTACTTCTCCGGCACCGTGCAGCGCTGGCTCCAGCGCTTCCGTGATTTCAAGAGGAACTCGCTTCCGTCCTCCACCGCCTTCTACCGCAAACGAG TGGGCAATCAAATCAACGCTGAAGATGAGTCGGCCATACTTCGCATGGTGCAAGCTGTTGCTATGCCGGTCATTGGGAATGTTTGCCATGTGTTCATGAATGGATTAAATCGTGTTCAG GTCTATGGTTTGGAGTTGTCA GTGACGGTGGTTATTGGTGATCCAATCTACTTTGATGATTTGTTAAATAATGAAGAAGCTAAGCATTTATCAAGAGGGAAGTTATATGATGCAGTATCCTCAAGAATCGGTCATCGACTACGTCAACTAAAAGTTCAGGTAGACAGATTGGCTCAAGGTACCCAATTACTAAATGATGGTTCACTGATGGAAGAAATTCCAGAACTACACGTTGCTGGTACACGAGCCCAGGTCTTTCAATCGATTCCGAGCAGGTTTCTCAAAAGATGGTTGGATTGCCCTTTCATTGGAACATCAACTTCATTTTAA